Proteins from a single region of Desulfosporosinus sp. Sb-LF:
- a CDS encoding demethylmenaquinone methyltransferase produces MDFAGKDKATYVKETFNAIAGHYDLMNSLMSLGMDKHWRRVAVQRVGAMPGMHMLDVCCGTGQLSMELGNVVGAAGDVTGLDFSQNMLDVAKKTLTQSTNQGNIRFIQGDAMALPFPDHSFDGVTVGWGLRNLPDLRQGIREMIRTVKPGGKVVSLDMAKPTFPGFKQAYWLYFDKLVPLMGKIWARKASAYQYLHDSAREFPAQEELVRIFAECGLIETRFDNLAGGVVAVVSGTKPSH; encoded by the coding sequence ATGGATTTTGCTGGTAAAGACAAAGCAACTTATGTTAAAGAAACATTTAATGCCATTGCGGGTCATTATGATTTAATGAATAGCTTAATGAGCTTGGGTATGGATAAACATTGGCGACGTGTCGCAGTACAACGAGTAGGAGCTATGCCTGGTATGCATATGCTGGATGTTTGCTGTGGGACAGGGCAACTTTCTATGGAACTCGGAAACGTCGTTGGCGCAGCAGGAGATGTCACAGGATTAGACTTCTCGCAAAATATGCTGGATGTTGCAAAAAAAACATTGACCCAGTCCACAAATCAAGGTAATATTCGATTTATTCAAGGAGATGCTATGGCGCTTCCCTTTCCAGACCATTCGTTTGATGGGGTGACGGTGGGATGGGGATTAAGAAATTTGCCAGATTTACGTCAGGGAATACGTGAAATGATACGTACAGTTAAGCCCGGTGGGAAGGTTGTATCCTTGGATATGGCCAAACCGACTTTTCCAGGGTTTAAACAAGCGTATTGGTTATATTTTGATAAACTTGTTCCTTTGATGGGGAAAATCTGGGCCAGAAAGGCCAGTGCGTATCAATATTTACATGACTCTGCTCGAGAATTTCCAGCCCAGGAAGAACTTGTCCGTATTTTCGCTGAGTGTGGACTAATAGAAACTCGCTTCGATAATTTAGCAGGTGGTGTTGTCGCCGTTGTTTCGGGAACAAAACCTAGTCACTAA
- a CDS encoding APC family permease produces MANNNRLLSLKIRTLIFGHPLMTQSSEEAKVGVFGGLPIFGSSIISSEGYAPDEILYVLLLAGSLGFAYISKISIAIIFLVISIFLVYRKAIQKYPEGGGSYTIAKAYLGENFGLLAGASLTLDYILTVSVSVSSAIENLTGIIPWLASPQHKVLADCLIILFMAWINLRGLRESARLFAFPVYLYIVSLAVLMGTGLIEIMIHGVTPTAVATGHIASNTANGMTWFILARAFAGGTTALTGFEAVSNGVSAFKSPSQKRAIHTLLAMAIIVAFGLVGLTYLAGAYHLVPAGGNTILNQLGLIIFGKTIPYFVLMGTAAAILVLASNTPFAGLPILLSLMARDGYTPRYFKNLGDRLVYSVGIWTLFLVSCILIIVFHGDTHNMLPLYAIGVLLSFALTGVGLAKHTWNEKGVKWKSDFIIFAFGGVVSFLVFLVFLVTKFTQGAWIVLIIMPLLVLMFRGIRYVYQGEIRDLEVTPEAIEVFHRHVKKLKRRRAQIELSDYRNKVIVPVYDLNLIVLKTLKYAYALTPQVTAVHIASDPGRTAKLLKHWAEQHIEIPLEVVESPYRATVQDLLKYIDKVEKNGNFDTITVAIPEYVPEKLWQNLLHNQTGQLMKLMLLFRKSILVTSVPYHPIRRETQFKDQSIQKGL; encoded by the coding sequence ATGGCAAATAATAATAGACTCTTATCGCTAAAGATTCGTACTCTTATCTTTGGCCATCCGCTAATGACTCAAAGTTCTGAAGAGGCAAAAGTGGGTGTTTTTGGTGGCCTCCCTATTTTCGGATCGTCCATAATTTCATCTGAGGGTTATGCGCCGGATGAGATCTTGTACGTACTTCTTCTGGCTGGATCGCTAGGCTTCGCGTATATTTCGAAAATCTCCATTGCTATCATATTTCTTGTAATCAGCATTTTTCTCGTTTACCGAAAGGCTATCCAAAAGTATCCTGAAGGAGGCGGGTCCTATACTATCGCTAAGGCCTATCTTGGGGAGAACTTTGGTCTTCTTGCGGGCGCAAGTTTAACGCTCGACTATATTTTAACAGTTTCCGTCAGCGTCAGTTCTGCCATAGAGAATTTGACGGGGATTATCCCATGGTTAGCGTCACCACAACATAAAGTTTTAGCAGACTGTTTGATTATTTTGTTCATGGCCTGGATTAATTTACGTGGCTTAAGAGAGTCAGCTCGATTGTTCGCTTTTCCAGTATACCTCTATATTGTGTCTTTAGCGGTTTTAATGGGTACCGGCTTAATAGAGATAATGATCCATGGCGTAACGCCGACTGCGGTGGCGACTGGGCACATTGCGTCGAACACTGCAAATGGGATGACCTGGTTTATATTAGCACGTGCCTTCGCAGGTGGAACGACCGCTTTAACCGGATTCGAAGCCGTTAGCAACGGGGTGTCGGCGTTCAAGAGTCCCTCCCAAAAGCGAGCTATTCATACTCTGTTAGCTATGGCCATCATAGTTGCGTTTGGGTTAGTAGGGTTAACCTATTTAGCGGGTGCCTATCATCTTGTACCCGCTGGAGGAAATACAATCTTAAATCAATTGGGTCTAATAATCTTTGGCAAAACTATACCCTATTTTGTCTTGATGGGAACAGCAGCAGCTATTCTGGTCTTGGCATCAAATACACCTTTTGCGGGGTTGCCAATTTTATTAAGTTTAATGGCTCGCGACGGATATACGCCTAGGTATTTCAAAAACTTGGGAGATCGATTGGTCTATAGTGTAGGAATATGGACTTTGTTCTTAGTTTCTTGTATTTTGATTATCGTGTTTCATGGCGACACTCACAATATGCTACCGCTCTATGCGATTGGTGTTTTGCTATCGTTTGCGTTAACGGGTGTCGGACTTGCTAAACATACTTGGAACGAAAAAGGCGTAAAGTGGAAGTCCGATTTTATTATATTTGCCTTTGGTGGGGTCGTTTCGTTTCTGGTTTTTCTCGTTTTCCTTGTAACTAAATTCACACAAGGAGCCTGGATTGTTCTCATTATTATGCCGCTTCTTGTTTTAATGTTCCGTGGCATTCGTTATGTGTATCAGGGAGAGATTCGTGACTTAGAGGTGACTCCAGAAGCAATAGAAGTTTTCCACAGACATGTAAAGAAACTAAAACGACGCAGAGCACAAATTGAACTATCAGATTATCGAAATAAAGTCATTGTCCCTGTGTATGACTTAAACTTAATCGTATTGAAAACCCTAAAGTATGCATACGCTTTGACCCCTCAAGTGACCGCTGTTCACATTGCTTCTGACCCCGGACGTACCGCAAAGTTGCTAAAACACTGGGCAGAACAACACATAGAAATACCACTAGAAGTTGTAGAGTCTCCTTATCGAGCAACAGTTCAAGATTTATTAAAATATATTGATAAAGTCGAAAAGAACGGGAATTTTGACACCATTACTGTAGCGATCCCAGAATATGTCCCGGAAAAATTATGGCAAAATCTCCTTCATAATCAAACAGGGCAATTAATGAAGTTGATGTTACTTTTCCGTAAGAGCATTCTTGTAACGAGTGTTCCTTATCATCCTATACGCAGAGAAACTCAATTTAAAGATCAGTCGATTCAAAAGGGACTATAA
- a CDS encoding CBS domain-containing protein, producing the protein MKVRDVMTGSVDWVTEDTSIVQIAQLMKKNDVGSIPICAENKLKGIITDRDIVLKVVAAGTNFDSIQAKDIMNGNMITITADQDVHEAADIMAKYQIRRLPVVEQGKLVGILALGDLAIEKIHINEAGDALSDISQGAHQMN; encoded by the coding sequence ATGAAAGTCCGTGATGTAATGACAGGTTCAGTCGATTGGGTTACCGAAGATACATCAATTGTTCAGATTGCCCAATTGATGAAGAAAAATGATGTTGGTTCTATTCCGATTTGTGCGGAAAACAAACTTAAGGGAATCATCACAGATCGTGATATTGTTCTGAAAGTTGTCGCCGCCGGGACAAATTTTGATAGCATTCAGGCAAAGGATATTATGAACGGAAATATGATCACGATTACCGCTGACCAGGATGTACATGAGGCAGCAGATATAATGGCGAAGTACCAAATCAGAAGATTACCCGTGGTGGAACAGGGTAAACTCGTAGGGATCTTAGCCCTTGGTGATCTTGCAATTGAGAAGATCCATATTAATGAAGCTGGGGATGCGCTCAGTGACATTTCACAAGGTGCACACCAGATGAATTAA
- a CDS encoding thioesterase family protein: protein MTLNLQLGVQGQAETMVTSLNTAEAMGSGTLEVFATPAMVALMEQAAVNALNLPVGQSSVGTSMSIAHTAATPLGSKVSAIAKLVEIDRRRLVFTVEAHDEVGQIGIGKHERFIIDVESFLSKAQMRKQGM from the coding sequence ATGACATTGAATTTACAACTCGGTGTACAGGGCCAGGCTGAAACAATGGTAACTTCATTAAACACGGCTGAAGCAATGGGAAGCGGAACCTTAGAGGTTTTTGCAACACCCGCAATGGTGGCACTTATGGAGCAAGCAGCGGTAAATGCTTTAAACTTGCCAGTTGGGCAATCGAGTGTTGGTACTTCTATGAGTATTGCGCATACTGCAGCGACTCCACTAGGTTCTAAAGTCTCTGCGATCGCTAAACTCGTTGAAATTGATCGCAGGCGGTTAGTTTTTACAGTGGAAGCACATGACGAAGTAGGGCAAATAGGTATCGGCAAACATGAACGGTTTATTATTGATGTTGAATCATTTCTCTCCAAAGCGCAGATGCGAAAACAGGGGATGTAG
- a CDS encoding YigZ family protein, producing MESFYTLSRKTTGEQVIDKSRFIGIAVPLATLEQIDEAMQKIREDYPNARHYVYAYRLHNGFIEKASDDGEPQGTGGRPILDLLQHRNVWNVLVVVVRYFGGILLGTGGLSRAYGGSARQVIIDSELKKLTIFQVYILRVPYEWFELLKYQFEQHKWMIQQEEFSEEVKLLVHVPERETETFRKWINDFTRKQVHYEDVGMAWG from the coding sequence TTGGAAAGCTTTTATACGTTATCTCGAAAGACAACGGGAGAACAAGTCATTGATAAATCACGTTTTATTGGTATTGCAGTTCCTCTCGCAACCCTAGAACAAATAGATGAGGCTATGCAGAAGATACGTGAAGATTATCCAAATGCGCGTCATTACGTCTATGCGTACCGATTGCACAATGGATTTATTGAGAAGGCCTCTGATGATGGAGAACCGCAAGGGACTGGTGGACGCCCCATCCTTGATCTTCTACAACATCGTAATGTATGGAATGTTTTGGTTGTTGTTGTGAGGTATTTTGGAGGAATATTGCTTGGAACAGGGGGGCTTTCCAGGGCATATGGTGGAAGTGCTCGACAAGTTATTATTGACTCGGAACTGAAAAAATTAACTATTTTTCAGGTATATATATTGCGCGTACCTTATGAATGGTTTGAGTTGCTCAAATATCAATTTGAACAGCATAAGTGGATGATTCAACAAGAAGAATTTAGTGAAGAGGTAAAGCTACTTGTTCATGTTCCTGAACGAGAAACCGAAACATTTAGAAAGTGGATCAATGATTTTACTCGAAAACAAGTGCATTACGAAGATGTGGGAATGGCTTGGGGATAA
- a CDS encoding sensor domain-containing diguanylate cyclase — translation MSQDQHADPEDISGLRQRIDILESQLEEIRLHTHVLLDIARALNASLDTRVIAANIISAIVSLIGINQASVCLYKEKTKDFEVIGVFDSVTLSPQIPPQLNLSFGAQVLSEGVTYYCSPQGQQDWEWICCLPLQNAQRKIGTINIHAIRQPEITAEQMEFLETVAGHASSALENALLYAIVERESITDGLTGVYNHRYFQKRLREQISLCQRRKRSVTFGLLIIDVDNFKRFNDRYGHQFGDTVLQTIVRELQTNLREGDLIARYGGEEFVILVPETNEKIILLISEKIREVVERTHVHYPQTNQNVSVTVSIGATLWRPADSAASVISRADHALYQAKCTGRNQSVYE, via the coding sequence ATGTCACAAGATCAACACGCTGATCCTGAAGACATCTCTGGTTTGAGACAAAGGATAGATATCTTAGAAAGTCAACTGGAAGAGATTCGTTTACATACTCATGTTCTTTTAGACATAGCACGTGCACTTAACGCATCTCTTGACACGCGAGTTATCGCTGCAAATATTATAAGTGCGATTGTTTCTCTGATTGGTATTAATCAAGCAAGTGTTTGTCTTTATAAAGAAAAAACCAAAGACTTTGAGGTTATTGGCGTTTTTGACTCAGTCACGCTCTCACCTCAGATACCTCCTCAACTTAATTTATCGTTCGGAGCCCAAGTTTTGTCCGAAGGAGTTACCTACTACTGCTCTCCTCAAGGTCAACAGGATTGGGAATGGATCTGTTGCCTTCCTCTTCAAAATGCACAGCGCAAAATCGGGACCATTAATATTCATGCCATACGCCAACCTGAAATCACGGCTGAGCAGATGGAATTTCTAGAAACCGTTGCAGGTCATGCCTCTTCCGCTTTAGAAAATGCTCTTCTTTATGCCATTGTTGAACGAGAATCAATCACTGATGGATTAACAGGCGTCTACAACCATCGTTACTTCCAAAAAAGGTTGCGTGAACAGATCTCACTCTGTCAGCGCCGTAAGCGTTCAGTCACGTTTGGCTTACTTATTATTGATGTTGACAATTTTAAACGTTTTAACGACCGCTATGGTCATCAATTTGGGGATACAGTACTTCAAACGATTGTGAGAGAACTTCAAACCAATTTAAGAGAGGGAGACCTTATTGCCCGTTATGGCGGAGAGGAATTTGTCATCTTGGTTCCAGAAACAAACGAGAAAATAATCCTACTTATCAGCGAAAAGATTCGGGAAGTCGTGGAAAGGACCCACGTTCACTACCCACAAACAAACCAAAACGTATCCGTAACCGTAAGTATTGGCGCGACGCTTTGGCGCCCAGCAGATTCAGCTGCTTCGGTGATTTCTAGGGCAGATCATGCACTCTACCAAGCCAAATGCACAGGCCGCAATCAAAGCGTCTATGAATAA
- a CDS encoding TSUP family transporter, which yields MWLNLFIICTLGFLAAAVDAIAGGGGLISLPALLMVGVPPHLALGTNKFSASLASLNSSITFARSGKVNVQLVKWQVPFALIGAFLGAWAVLGVSSAFLNKAVLVLILVVGIYTMLHKNLGMKNNFKGLDLSHIMVGCLFALALGFYDGFFGPGTGSFLIFSFIAFFGFDFVVASANAKVLNFASNFAALVLFAWNGKILLSYGIPMALFMILGSYVGTKLAIQRGAGLVKPIFITMSLLVALKLIYQFI from the coding sequence ATGTGGCTTAATCTCTTCATTATTTGCACTCTAGGTTTTTTGGCCGCGGCAGTTGACGCGATTGCTGGAGGAGGAGGACTCATTAGTCTACCTGCCTTGTTGATGGTTGGTGTTCCGCCCCATCTAGCCCTTGGAACCAATAAATTCTCAGCCTCCCTAGCGTCTTTAAACAGTTCTATAACGTTCGCTCGCTCTGGGAAAGTGAACGTTCAATTGGTTAAGTGGCAAGTTCCTTTTGCTTTAATCGGCGCATTCCTGGGGGCTTGGGCCGTTCTCGGTGTCAGCTCTGCTTTCTTAAACAAAGCTGTCTTGGTCTTGATTTTGGTTGTAGGAATTTATACAATGCTACATAAAAACTTGGGGATGAAGAATAACTTTAAGGGGCTAGATCTTTCTCATATAATGGTGGGATGTCTCTTCGCGCTAGCCTTAGGTTTTTATGATGGATTTTTTGGTCCAGGAACAGGGTCCTTTCTTATCTTTTCATTTATCGCTTTCTTCGGCTTCGACTTCGTCGTCGCTTCTGCTAACGCAAAGGTTTTGAATTTTGCAAGCAACTTTGCCGCTCTTGTCCTCTTTGCCTGGAATGGAAAAATTCTCTTATCCTATGGCATTCCCATGGCCTTATTCATGATTCTAGGCTCTTACGTTGGAACGAAGCTTGCTATTCAACGGGGTGCAGGACTCGTCAAGCCTATCTTTATCACGATGTCTTTATTAGTTGCCCTAAAACTGATATATCAATTTATCTAG
- a CDS encoding HD-GYP domain-containing protein — protein sequence MRQVGVNSLKMGDILGKTIFSSSGRVLLGKGVKLSPLYIAKLKDMGISILYIEDDRFNDVIVEDVISEEHRREAMEILEKSTRFVRLGKDLDGFEFKKIINKIVEEILFKKDILVNMMDMRSLDNQMFAHSVNVCVLSIVLGKAMYLDREKLDNLATGAILHDIGKVKMDPKLVSGATILTPEEIELLKTHTILGFEDLRKRKDLNLVIAHIAFQHHEHMNGTGYPRQLKEGEINPLAQIVGIADLYDKFTSDHSDVKRIMPHEACEILMGLAGTLYPFEMVRLFLRNIAAYPTGITVRLNTGEIGVVVDQNLSMPVRPVVRVFDESDFGSNVVKEYNMVEKRTIFIQEVLG from the coding sequence GTGCGGCAAGTCGGAGTTAATTCGTTAAAAATGGGAGATATTTTAGGTAAAACTATTTTTTCCAGTTCAGGTAGAGTCCTGTTGGGTAAAGGAGTTAAACTCTCCCCCTTATACATAGCTAAGTTAAAAGACATGGGAATTTCAATTCTCTACATTGAAGATGACCGTTTTAATGATGTTATCGTAGAAGATGTAATCAGTGAAGAACATCGTCGTGAAGCTATGGAGATCCTCGAGAAAAGCACACGATTTGTACGGTTAGGGAAAGATTTGGATGGTTTTGAATTTAAAAAAATTATCAACAAAATTGTTGAAGAGATTTTGTTCAAGAAAGATATTCTGGTAAACATGATGGATATGCGTAGCTTAGACAATCAGATGTTTGCACATTCAGTTAACGTCTGTGTTCTATCAATCGTTTTAGGGAAGGCTATGTACTTAGATCGGGAGAAACTAGATAACCTGGCCACTGGCGCAATACTCCATGATATTGGTAAAGTAAAAATGGATCCTAAACTGGTTAGTGGAGCAACTATTTTAACTCCAGAAGAAATAGAACTTCTCAAAACGCACACGATACTCGGTTTTGAGGATCTCCGAAAACGTAAAGATCTTAACTTAGTCATTGCCCACATTGCTTTTCAGCATCATGAGCATATGAATGGCACAGGATATCCTCGGCAACTTAAAGAAGGGGAAATCAACCCTTTGGCACAGATTGTTGGCATTGCCGATCTCTATGACAAGTTCACTTCTGACCATAGTGATGTGAAGCGAATCATGCCGCATGAAGCTTGTGAAATTCTGATGGGTTTGGCTGGGACACTTTATCCCTTCGAAATGGTTCGATTGTTTCTTAGAAATATTGCTGCCTATCCTACAGGGATTACCGTGCGTCTCAATACTGGTGAGATTGGCGTTGTCGTCGACCAGAATCTAAGCATGCCAGTTCGGCCCGTAGTTCGAGTATTTGACGAATCTGACTTTGGGTCTAATGTGGTGAAAGAGTACAATATGGTGGAAAAGCGTACTATTTTTATTCAGGAAGTTTTAGGCTAG
- the nth gene encoding endonuclease III, which produces MIQNCSQESISQFIFETLRGKFPDVHCELEFHTPFELLIATILSAQCTDERVNLVTASLFAVANTPEAIIALGQQELENKIRSLGLFHNKAKNILAACRVLVEDFEGRVPNDIDLLRRLPGVGRKTANVVVSNAFGIPAIAVDTHVFRLAHRLGIAQGKTPEKVENELMLRFPKDNWSLMHHLLIFHGRRVCFARKPSCGECPLTPVCKTFLSN; this is translated from the coding sequence ATGATACAGAATTGTTCTCAAGAGTCAATCTCTCAGTTCATTTTTGAAACTTTGAGGGGGAAATTCCCAGACGTTCACTGTGAGTTAGAGTTTCACACACCTTTTGAACTATTAATTGCCACGATTTTGTCCGCTCAATGTACTGATGAGAGGGTAAATCTTGTGACTGCTTCTTTGTTTGCCGTAGCAAATACACCTGAGGCAATCATTGCATTAGGACAACAAGAACTCGAAAACAAAATTCGCTCTCTCGGTTTATTCCATAATAAGGCCAAAAACATCCTTGCAGCCTGTAGGGTACTTGTTGAAGACTTCGAAGGACGTGTACCAAACGATATTGATTTGCTAAGAAGACTTCCAGGTGTAGGGCGTAAAACTGCCAATGTGGTAGTTAGCAATGCTTTTGGTATTCCGGCAATCGCTGTCGATACGCACGTTTTTCGTTTGGCTCATCGCTTGGGCATAGCCCAAGGCAAAACACCTGAAAAAGTGGAAAACGAACTAATGCTTCGTTTCCCAAAGGATAATTGGTCACTTATGCATCATCTTTTGATTTTTCATGGACGACGAGTATGTTTTGCTCGGAAACCCAGTTGTGGAGAGTGTCCACTAACTCCCGTTTGTAAGACATTCCTCAGCAATTGA
- a CDS encoding fumarylacetoacetate hydrolase family protein, whose product MKYVRFANRNNEIGFGFLEGETVKLLDGTFLNPNSQPTGASFSLEEVTLLAPVEPSKVVCVGLNYALHIKEMEHSLPEDPIIFMKPQSSVIGPNDKIIYPKISQRVDYEAELAVVIGKPVRDVNEEEASQAIFGFTCANDVTARDLQKKDGQWTRGKSFDTFCPIGPWIVTDIDPSQLDIQLLLNGEVKQSSNTRNFISSVPKLVSFISQVMTLNPGDVVLTGTPEGVGPMQLGDEVIVRIQSIGELRNTL is encoded by the coding sequence ATGAAATATGTTCGCTTTGCGAATCGTAATAACGAGATTGGCTTTGGTTTCCTCGAAGGGGAGACTGTAAAACTCTTAGATGGAACGTTCCTCAATCCTAATAGCCAACCGACAGGTGCCTCGTTCTCTTTGGAGGAAGTTACCTTACTTGCTCCGGTAGAACCTAGTAAAGTGGTGTGTGTTGGACTTAATTACGCCTTACATATTAAGGAAATGGAACATTCGTTACCGGAAGATCCTATTATTTTTATGAAGCCACAATCCAGTGTCATTGGTCCAAACGATAAAATTATCTATCCTAAGATCAGTCAGCGCGTGGACTATGAAGCGGAGCTTGCTGTGGTTATCGGGAAACCCGTTAGAGATGTTAATGAAGAAGAAGCTTCGCAGGCTATCTTTGGATTTACTTGTGCTAATGATGTTACTGCTAGGGATTTGCAAAAAAAAGATGGGCAATGGACTCGCGGGAAATCATTCGATACGTTTTGCCCAATCGGACCGTGGATCGTAACAGATATCGATCCAAGCCAGTTAGACATTCAACTTTTGCTCAATGGTGAGGTTAAACAGTCATCTAACACTCGAAACTTTATTAGTTCAGTGCCAAAACTTGTGAGCTTTATCTCTCAAGTCATGACACTTAATCCGGGGGATGTGGTATTGACGGGTACTCCAGAAGGGGTTGGCCCTATGCAACTGGGAGATGAGGTTATTGTCAGGATTCAATCTATTGGGGAATTACGCAACACCCTATAA
- a CDS encoding menaquinone biosynthesis protein produces the protein MIRIGHNPNTNMLPMFHFLSKDHPLLESISAEPTGHNAMLADGRIDMAPISAFSFGEHWSDYAILPNLSVSTKGRVGSILLFSKVPLKDLDALTVALTDSSATSVNLTKILLHHFYGVVPHYVTMSSDLQKMFVKADAALLIGDAAIQAALNKPDCYIYDLGEEWFHHTHCSMTYAVWAFPKKLILEREEEIKTVYRLLLDAKAKALSNMGDIVKTCQTMLGGSLDFWRDYFNQFNYGLDHNLLSGLRKYLDLCFEQNLLASRPILRFWPEE, from the coding sequence ATGATTCGCATTGGACATAACCCTAATACCAATATGTTGCCCATGTTCCATTTTTTATCAAAAGATCATCCGCTATTAGAGTCGATTAGTGCAGAACCTACAGGGCATAATGCAATGTTGGCTGATGGACGGATTGATATGGCCCCGATCAGCGCGTTTTCTTTTGGAGAGCATTGGTCGGATTATGCGATCTTACCAAACCTTTCCGTCTCAACTAAAGGAAGGGTAGGATCAATACTCTTATTCTCTAAAGTTCCTCTGAAGGATTTGGATGCTTTGACCGTTGCATTGACAGATTCCTCTGCGACTTCGGTGAATCTCACGAAAATTCTACTCCACCATTTTTACGGGGTAGTGCCTCATTACGTAACCATGTCCTCAGACCTTCAGAAGATGTTTGTTAAGGCAGATGCAGCGCTCCTAATTGGAGATGCTGCTATTCAAGCGGCACTTAATAAGCCAGATTGCTATATCTATGATTTGGGGGAAGAATGGTTTCATCACACACACTGTTCCATGACATATGCTGTTTGGGCATTCCCCAAAAAGTTGATATTGGAGCGCGAGGAAGAAATTAAGACAGTATATCGCTTGCTTCTTGACGCTAAGGCCAAGGCTTTGTCTAACATGGGAGATATCGTCAAAACTTGTCAAACTATGCTTGGAGGATCGCTAGATTTCTGGAGGGATTATTTTAATCAATTTAATTATGGTTTAGATCATAATCTGCTCTCCGGACTGAGAAAATATTTAGATTTGTGTTTTGAACAGAATTTGTTGGCAAGTCGTCCTATTCTCCGGTTTTGGCCTGAGGAGTAA
- a CDS encoding GIY-YIG nuclease family protein translates to MGYWVYLARCGDNTIYTGATTDLRRRMLEHNSEFSKSRGAKYTAAHRPVTLVQAWEVNTWSDALRLECAIKRCSRTEKIQLIEQPDQINRLAERRKLTFSISGATQEIPKIDG, encoded by the coding sequence ATGGGCTATTGGGTGTACCTTGCTCGATGTGGTGATAATACGATCTATACGGGTGCGACGACGGACCTCAGGCGGAGGATGCTAGAACATAACAGCGAGTTTTCGAAAAGCCGAGGGGCAAAATATACAGCCGCACATCGCCCTGTGACTTTGGTACAGGCTTGGGAGGTCAATACTTGGAGCGATGCTCTTCGGTTAGAATGTGCTATAAAACGATGTTCACGAACGGAAAAGATTCAACTAATCGAACAACCGGACCAAATTAATCGACTTGCAGAGCGGCGTAAGCTTACCTTCTCCATATCAGGAGCCACTCAAGAAATACCGAAAATAGATGGATGA
- a CDS encoding methylglyoxal synthase: protein MKIALVAHDEKKPEIIEFAKTHKDLLSRCQITATGTTGKLIQEHSGLSVNALLSGPLGGDQQIGSLVATQNLDMIIFLRDPLTAQAHEPDIAALLRVCDVHNIPLATNRQSAEILMSYVKQCLEGGENSANRTS, encoded by the coding sequence TTGAAAATAGCGTTGGTCGCTCATGATGAAAAAAAGCCTGAAATTATTGAATTCGCGAAAACCCATAAAGATCTCCTGTCACGATGTCAAATAACTGCAACAGGAACAACGGGTAAATTGATTCAAGAACATTCTGGTTTATCGGTGAATGCACTTTTGTCAGGCCCGCTAGGCGGAGATCAACAGATTGGTAGCTTGGTTGCTACGCAAAATTTAGATATGATTATTTTCTTGCGCGATCCCTTAACCGCTCAGGCCCATGAACCCGACATTGCTGCATTGTTGCGTGTTTGTGATGTACATAATATACCCTTGGCAACCAACCGGCAAAGCGCAGAAATTCTTATGTCTTATGTTAAACAATGTTTGGAGGGGGGTGAAAACAGTGCCAATCGTACAAGTTGA
- a CDS encoding 2-hydroxymuconate tautomerase gives MPIVQVELLEGRTVEQKRLMVEKVTQAIVESTGAPAENVSIIIRDMSKESYAKGGKLACDK, from the coding sequence GTGCCAATCGTACAAGTTGAATTATTAGAAGGCCGTACAGTCGAACAGAAAAGATTGATGGTGGAGAAAGTTACCCAGGCTATTGTGGAATCTACTGGGGCGCCTGCTGAAAATGTATCTATTATCATTCGTGACATGTCTAAGGAAAGCTATGCTAAAGGTGGAAAACTTGCCTGTGACAAATAA